A stretch of Caballeronia sp. SL2Y3 DNA encodes these proteins:
- the bcsQ gene encoding cellulose biosynthesis protein BcsQ, translated as MKTIAVVSTTGGAGRTTVAATLAVLLARRGRDVVAIDFDWQNMLGAWLGLDALAPRGIGEALLCASDTSGTSDTSGAWEHTWRNDDGVLFVPHGQLTLDEAAACDARLAAHPQWLRHAIAQIALPASGVAVIDTPRYPSRQAQQAACAADLVLCVCPPDPAACATFVAHLPALLDACRDVRIVVNRLNPAREMQRDVLAMLRAAAGGVPVAQRIHMEAALPEAFARGAWLMDEAPHTQASHDLHGLAHHVDAWLPALEASIAA; from the coding sequence ATGAAGACCATCGCCGTAGTCTCCACCACGGGCGGCGCGGGCCGCACGACGGTCGCCGCCACGCTCGCGGTGCTGCTCGCGCGGCGTGGCCGCGATGTCGTCGCGATCGACTTCGATTGGCAGAACATGCTCGGCGCGTGGCTCGGGCTCGATGCGTTAGCGCCGCGCGGCATCGGGGAGGCGCTTTTGTGCGCATCGGACACATCGGGTACATCGGACACATCGGGCGCCTGGGAACACACCTGGCGCAACGACGACGGCGTGCTCTTCGTGCCGCACGGCCAGCTCACGCTCGATGAGGCCGCCGCCTGCGATGCGCGTCTCGCCGCGCATCCGCAATGGCTCCGTCACGCCATCGCGCAGATCGCGCTGCCGGCGAGCGGCGTCGCGGTGATCGACACGCCGCGTTATCCGTCGCGTCAGGCGCAACAGGCCGCGTGCGCCGCCGATCTCGTGCTGTGCGTGTGTCCGCCCGATCCCGCCGCCTGCGCGACGTTCGTCGCCCATCTGCCCGCGTTGCTCGATGCGTGCCGCGATGTGCGCATCGTCGTGAATCGCCTGAATCCGGCGCGCGAAATGCAGCGTGATGTCCTCGCGATGCTGCGCGCGGCGGCGGGCGGCGTGCCGGTGGCGCAGCGCATCCACATGGAAGCGGCGCTGCCCGAGGCGTTCGCGCGCGGAGCGTGGCTGATGGACGAAGCGCCGCATACGCAGGCGTCGCACGATCTGCACGGCCTCGCGCATCACGTCGATGCGTGGCTCCCCGCGCTCGAAGCGAGTATCGCGGCATGA